One genomic region from Spirosoma sp. KCTC 42546 encodes:
- a CDS encoding alpha-L-fucosidase, whose amino-acid sequence MRTRLFVSFLLLTFLAFSTFAQIGANHNKPQREEWLKDAGFGMFIHWNVDTQLGVVISHSLVGASPDYVERYISELPKTFYPKDFDAERLVILAKNAGMKYIMFTTKHHAGFCMWDTKTTDFGVMNTPYKKDIVQQYVDACRKWGLAVGFYYSPEDFSFAYRNGMKDITRDDHWEKAKPFQAKYKQFVEAQCQELMTKYGPVDLFFIDSDVLREEVKAVVWKYQPNCLITRGVLETPEQYLPGETLTTAWESCMTMGTAWNYKPTNEHYKSGTELINILIESRAKGGSYLLNVGPTQWGQLNEGQQGRLMEIGAWHFINQEAVHNVRPWVVRNEGDIWFTRSKEGNTVYAYLTNMPDWPRGERRTFLLRSLKATRSTEISVLGQSGNVVEYQPANDGKARFEQTPDGLKISVVRAQRIYNNHKWPNPIVVKLTNVQAALEPANVRTLKAEKTSNGNLKLTADLTKLGNGQAYRLGFEYRPVQSSLNEEFNQKWTETDVYPIAQPGERSLEIVRNNIKSYDEIEYRAILYQDGLKIEGNTQKISKLRLD is encoded by the coding sequence ATGCGTACACGACTTTTTGTTTCTTTCCTCCTGCTTACTTTCCTCGCTTTCTCTACGTTCGCGCAAATTGGGGCTAACCACAATAAACCCCAGCGCGAGGAGTGGCTGAAAGATGCTGGTTTTGGGATGTTCATTCACTGGAATGTGGATACGCAACTGGGTGTCGTGATCAGCCACTCGCTGGTGGGGGCCTCACCCGACTACGTTGAGCGATATATTTCAGAACTTCCCAAGACCTTTTACCCCAAAGATTTTGACGCCGAGCGGCTGGTGATTCTGGCCAAAAATGCGGGCATGAAATACATCATGTTCACCACCAAACACCATGCTGGTTTCTGTATGTGGGACACAAAAACCACTGATTTTGGGGTGATGAATACCCCTTATAAAAAGGATATTGTTCAGCAGTATGTTGATGCCTGCCGGAAGTGGGGACTGGCAGTTGGATTTTACTACTCACCCGAAGATTTCTCGTTTGCGTACCGAAATGGCATGAAGGACATCACCCGCGATGACCATTGGGAAAAAGCCAAACCGTTTCAGGCTAAATACAAGCAGTTTGTGGAGGCCCAGTGTCAGGAGTTGATGACTAAATACGGCCCGGTTGATCTGTTTTTTATCGACAGCGACGTGTTGCGGGAAGAAGTCAAAGCGGTTGTCTGGAAGTACCAGCCGAACTGCCTCATTACCCGTGGTGTGCTGGAGACCCCAGAGCAATACCTGCCCGGAGAAACCCTGACGACGGCTTGGGAAAGCTGCATGACAATGGGGACAGCCTGGAACTACAAACCAACCAACGAACACTATAAGTCTGGTACAGAGTTGATTAATATTCTGATTGAGTCCCGCGCCAAAGGGGGTTCGTATCTGCTTAATGTTGGGCCAACGCAATGGGGGCAACTGAACGAAGGCCAGCAGGGACGTTTGATGGAAATTGGTGCCTGGCATTTTATCAATCAGGAAGCCGTGCATAACGTACGTCCCTGGGTCGTGCGTAACGAAGGGGATATCTGGTTCACCAGGTCAAAAGAGGGAAATACCGTATATGCCTATTTGACCAATATGCCCGACTGGCCACGGGGCGAACGCCGGACGTTTCTGCTTCGGTCGCTCAAAGCGACAAGATCAACCGAAATCAGCGTATTGGGGCAATCGGGGAATGTGGTTGAGTACCAGCCGGCAAATGATGGTAAAGCGCGGTTTGAACAAACGCCTGACGGGCTGAAAATTTCGGTGGTTCGCGCCCAGCGAATTTATAACAATCACAAATGGCCAAACCCCATCGTGGTGAAGCTAACAAACGTACAGGCTGCTCTTGAACCCGCGAATGTCAGGACCCTTAAAGCCGAAAAGACGTCGAATGGTAATCTGAAACTAACCGCCGATCTCACCAAATTGGGCAATGGGCAAGCCTACCGCCTGGGCTTCGAATATCGTCCGGTCCAGAGTTCGCTCAATGAGGAGTTCAATCAGAAATGGACCGAAACGGATGTTTATCCCATTGCTCAGCCAGGCGAACGGAGTCTGGAAATTGTTAGAAACAATATCAAATCGTACGATGAAATTGAGTACCGGGCTATTCTGTATCAGGATGGGTTGAAGATAGAAGGCAATACGCAGAAAATCAGTAAGCTACGGCTAGACTAG
- a CDS encoding OsmC family protein, protein MAIVTARIERTPYETHLSTDSQVIVADEPMDMGGQDRGMRPGELLAGSLATCTVMTLRMYADRKGWPLDSAVAHVEYSNDPISRRSLFVLKLILNGSLTDDQRARLLEMADRCPVHRALQNPIDFETILIEDPITTNR, encoded by the coding sequence ATGGCTATTGTAACAGCACGAATCGAGCGAACACCGTACGAAACACACCTCTCAACTGATTCGCAGGTTATTGTTGCCGATGAGCCGATGGACATGGGTGGTCAGGATCGGGGTATGCGACCGGGTGAACTATTGGCAGGTTCGTTGGCTACATGTACCGTAATGACGCTGCGTATGTACGCCGATCGGAAAGGCTGGCCACTCGATTCGGCCGTTGCCCATGTTGAGTATTCAAATGACCCGATTTCCAGGCGATCGCTTTTTGTGTTGAAACTGATCTTAAATGGCAGCCTGACCGATGATCAGCGGGCAAGGCTGCTTGAGATGGCCGACCGATGCCCGGTTCATCGAGCCTTGCAAAATCCCATTGACTTTGAAACGATCCTGATTGAAGATCCTATAACCACAAACCGATAA
- a CDS encoding RidA family protein encodes METQRRSSLKRLFASVAGIVGLGATTKAMAEPAPEKEVFNVVTQQDVPLFSGSTKLGNLVFVAGKGYHKEGDIKVHTDEVLKELEKELIKAGSSMEKVLKVTVFLHDLNDYKAMNEVYKGRFGSKPPVRTTVAVYGGVPGESLVEMDCIAYI; translated from the coding sequence ATGGAAACACAACGCAGATCTAGTTTAAAACGCCTTTTTGCATCGGTAGCGGGCATCGTTGGGTTAGGCGCGACTACCAAAGCAATGGCCGAGCCTGCGCCAGAAAAAGAAGTGTTCAATGTAGTTACTCAGCAGGATGTACCCCTGTTTTCGGGCTCGACTAAACTAGGCAACCTGGTTTTTGTAGCCGGTAAAGGCTATCACAAAGAGGGCGACATTAAAGTACATACCGATGAGGTGCTTAAAGAGCTTGAAAAAGAGTTGATCAAAGCGGGCTCGTCTATGGAAAAAGTCCTGAAAGTAACCGTCTTCCTGCATGACCTGAACGACTACAAAGCCATGAACGAAGTCTACAAAGGTCGGTTTGGCAGCAAGCCGCCGGTTCGAACAACAGTAGCGGTTTACGGGGGCGTACCCGGCGAATCGCTGGTGGAAATGGACTGTATTGCGTATATCTAA
- a CDS encoding aminotransferase class V-fold PLP-dependent enzyme yields the protein MLSRRKLIKRLSSVPLLGGLIGGLPLTADAAPLAAPKRDLFKELGIRTFINAAGTLTYMTGSLMHDEVLDAINGGAKEFCLLDEIQDKVGEKIAQLVHSEAAVVTSGAFAGMTLGLAGILTGMDQKKVEKLPHLDGTGMKTEVICQKAHDIVYNHALTNTGCKIVVVETAEDVERAINEKTALMHFLHIEADKGKIMHEEWVALGKKHNIPTSIDIAADVPPVENLWRFNDMGFSFVVISGGKAMRGPQSAGILMGKKDIISAARLHMPPRGFNIGRGMKVNKEEILGMYVALEKFINEDHDKVWKTWEENTAYIENTVKAVPGVQIDVHVPPLGNHTPTLRISWDPAKLRITGKELQESLRKGDPSIEVGGGGPSNIGVTVWMMKPGQEKIVARRIKEELSKAAV from the coding sequence ATGTTAAGCAGACGAAAACTCATTAAGCGCTTATCCAGCGTTCCGCTTTTGGGCGGACTGATTGGTGGACTTCCATTAACCGCAGATGCCGCGCCACTGGCTGCTCCTAAACGGGATCTATTCAAAGAACTGGGTATCCGGACATTTATCAATGCGGCTGGTACACTCACCTATATGACGGGTTCACTCATGCACGACGAAGTGCTCGATGCGATCAATGGCGGTGCGAAAGAATTTTGCCTGCTGGATGAGATTCAGGACAAAGTGGGCGAAAAAATTGCTCAACTCGTGCATTCAGAAGCGGCCGTTGTGACCTCGGGTGCTTTTGCCGGTATGACGCTGGGCTTGGCTGGTATCCTGACCGGCATGGATCAGAAGAAGGTGGAAAAGTTGCCGCATCTGGACGGCACTGGTATGAAAACGGAAGTGATCTGCCAGAAAGCCCATGACATTGTGTACAATCATGCGCTAACCAATACCGGCTGTAAGATTGTGGTCGTTGAAACGGCTGAAGATGTTGAACGGGCGATCAACGAAAAAACGGCACTCATGCACTTTTTGCACATCGAAGCCGACAAGGGTAAAATCATGCATGAAGAGTGGGTTGCGTTGGGAAAGAAGCACAACATTCCCACTTCCATCGATATTGCCGCCGATGTGCCACCCGTTGAGAATCTATGGCGCTTCAACGATATGGGCTTCAGTTTCGTGGTCATTTCGGGCGGAAAAGCCATGCGTGGTCCCCAAAGTGCGGGCATCCTGATGGGTAAAAAAGACATTATCTCGGCCGCTCGATTGCATATGCCGCCCCGTGGCTTCAATATTGGTCGGGGAATGAAAGTCAACAAAGAAGAGATTCTGGGGATGTATGTCGCCCTCGAAAAATTTATCAACGAAGACCACGATAAAGTCTGGAAAACCTGGGAAGAAAACACGGCCTACATTGAGAATACAGTGAAAGCGGTACCCGGTGTGCAGATTGACGTACATGTACCACCGTTAGGTAACCACACGCCCACGCTCCGCATTTCCTGGGACCCGGCTAAACTACGAATTACAGGCAAAGAGCTACAGGAATCATTACGAAAAGGCGACCCGTCAATTGAAGTAGGTGGGGGCGGTCCAAGTAACATTGGCGTCACGGTCTGGATGATGAAACCCGGTCAGGAAAAGATCGTTGCCAGACGGATTAAGGAGGAGTTATCCAAAGCTGCCGTTTAA
- a CDS encoding (4Fe-4S)-binding protein: MSQAEHNSTPDITKTYTNGEITVVWKPAVCIHSKVCWTQLIEVFNPRERPWIKMEGATTDRIAEQVDRCPSKALSYFRNDEPLKPEDIQAESLVEPLPNGPLLVYGNLRVKDASGHETQKNKVTAFCRCGASSNKPYCDGSHLKIGFTG; encoded by the coding sequence ATGAGCCAGGCCGAACACAACTCAACTCCCGATATTACCAAAACCTACACCAACGGCGAAATCACGGTTGTCTGGAAACCGGCCGTCTGCATTCATTCCAAAGTTTGCTGGACGCAGTTGATTGAGGTATTCAATCCAAGAGAGCGTCCTTGGATCAAAATGGAGGGCGCCACCACCGATCGTATTGCCGAACAGGTAGACCGCTGCCCATCGAAAGCCTTAAGCTATTTCCGAAACGATGAACCACTGAAACCTGAGGATATTCAGGCCGAAAGCCTTGTGGAACCATTGCCCAACGGCCCTTTGCTGGTATATGGTAACCTACGCGTAAAAGATGCCAGTGGCCATGAGACCCAGAAAAATAAAGTCACGGCTTTTTGCCGATGTGGAGCCAGCAGCAACAAACCCTACTGTGATGGGTCTCATCTTAAAATTGGCTTTACGGGATAA
- the pyrE gene encoding orotate phosphoribosyltransferase encodes MDSLLIQKTVARHLLAVQAVRLKPNEPFTWSSGWKSPIYCDNRVTLAYPDVRTFIKNALADAIRQQFPTAEVIAGVATAGIPQGALVADVLNLPYCYVRPEPKAHGMGKQIEGHLAQGQRVVVIEDLISTGGSSLKVVNALRAAGAEVLGMAAIFTYGFPIASQNFASKNVPLVCLSDYDALLIEAQELDYIPAEAMDSLAAWRQNPAQWGQ; translated from the coding sequence GTGGATTCACTACTCATTCAAAAAACTGTAGCGCGGCATTTGCTCGCCGTACAGGCTGTTCGACTCAAGCCCAATGAGCCTTTTACCTGGAGCTCCGGCTGGAAGTCCCCCATCTATTGCGACAATCGGGTTACACTGGCTTATCCTGACGTTCGTACATTTATTAAAAATGCACTCGCCGATGCTATCAGACAGCAGTTCCCAACGGCAGAAGTTATTGCCGGTGTGGCCACGGCGGGTATTCCACAAGGAGCCCTGGTTGCCGATGTACTCAACCTCCCCTATTGCTACGTCCGACCCGAACCCAAAGCCCACGGCATGGGCAAGCAGATTGAAGGACATTTAGCCCAAGGCCAACGCGTGGTTGTGATTGAAGATCTGATTTCAACCGGAGGCAGCTCCCTTAAAGTGGTGAATGCGCTACGGGCTGCGGGTGCCGAAGTATTGGGCATGGCTGCTATTTTCACCTACGGCTTTCCAATTGCCAGCCAGAATTTTGCCAGTAAAAACGTGCCACTTGTATGCCTTAGTGATTATGATGCTCTCCTGATCGAAGCGCAGGAACTCGACTATATTCCAGCCGAAGCCATGGACTCATTAGCTGCCTGGCGACAAAATCCAGCTCAGTGGGGACAATAG
- a CDS encoding amidohydrolase/deacetylase family metallohydrolase: MLKKLVLGLFAILLSNLVVAQTYSILIKGGHVIDPKNRLDGILDVAISEGKIVQIGRNLDPKEAIQVVDARGLYVTPGLIDMHTHVFFGTNLDQTYSNGPNALPPDGFTFRNGVTTIVDAGCSGWRDFETFKKQTIDRSQTRVLALLNIVGSGMRGSKFEQNVDDMDASQTAAMAKQYPDYIVGFKLAHFSGYNWTPTERVVEAGKLANLPVMIDFGGSTPTLSLDELFTKHLRPGDIYTHCFGQLKTRESILDVATGKVKPIVWEAQKKGILFDVGYGGISFAFSQAIPALKSGFYPNTISTDIHTGSMNNAMKDMLNVMSKFMAMGMELKSVIQASTWNPAQAIRRPELGSLSVGSVADVAILAIRKGKFDARDTGYFGFVDYTGYKIEGKQKLECEMTIRNGKIVYDLNGIANPAVVVPKPKS; encoded by the coding sequence ATGTTGAAAAAACTAGTTCTTGGGCTGTTTGCGATCTTGTTAAGCAATCTGGTAGTTGCCCAGACGTATAGCATCCTCATAAAAGGCGGGCATGTTATTGATCCCAAAAACAGACTTGATGGCATTCTGGATGTAGCCATCAGTGAGGGGAAGATTGTGCAAATCGGCCGAAATCTTGATCCCAAAGAAGCCATTCAGGTAGTCGATGCCAGAGGACTGTATGTGACTCCCGGCTTGATCGACATGCACACGCATGTGTTTTTCGGTACTAATCTGGATCAGACATACAGCAACGGCCCAAATGCACTGCCACCCGATGGCTTTACCTTTCGAAACGGTGTAACAACCATTGTCGATGCAGGTTGCTCGGGCTGGCGAGATTTCGAAACGTTTAAAAAACAGACGATTGACCGGTCGCAGACGCGGGTGCTGGCGTTGCTCAATATTGTGGGCAGTGGCATGCGGGGTAGCAAGTTTGAGCAGAACGTGGACGATATGGATGCCAGCCAAACAGCGGCTATGGCGAAGCAATATCCCGACTACATAGTTGGGTTTAAACTCGCCCACTTCAGTGGCTACAACTGGACACCCACCGAGCGCGTTGTTGAAGCCGGAAAACTGGCAAATCTGCCCGTCATGATTGATTTTGGAGGGAGTACACCCACTTTGTCGCTCGACGAGTTATTCACGAAACACCTCCGTCCGGGCGATATCTACACCCACTGTTTCGGGCAGTTAAAAACGCGTGAGTCGATTCTGGATGTTGCAACAGGGAAAGTCAAACCCATTGTTTGGGAAGCCCAGAAAAAGGGAATCTTGTTCGATGTGGGGTACGGCGGGATCAGTTTCGCCTTTTCGCAGGCGATTCCAGCGCTGAAAAGTGGCTTTTACCCCAACACGATTAGTACTGATATTCACACAGGCAGCATGAACAATGCCATGAAAGACATGCTCAACGTGATGTCGAAATTCATGGCAATGGGTATGGAGTTGAAAAGCGTGATTCAGGCCAGTACCTGGAACCCAGCCCAGGCCATCCGCCGACCTGAACTGGGTAGTCTTTCAGTCGGGTCCGTAGCCGATGTGGCCATCCTGGCTATTCGCAAGGGGAAATTCGATGCCAGAGATACGGGCTACTTCGGCTTCGTTGATTACACCGGCTACAAAATTGAGGGCAAGCAGAAACTGGAGTGCGAAATGACGATCCGAAACGGCAAAATTGTCTACGATCTTAATGGAATTGCTAACCCGGCTGTGGTAGTGCCAAAGCCTAAATCGTGA
- a CDS encoding cupin domain-containing protein encodes MAYANKTIRNTLTGQVIRFIKTGKDTAGELLEMEAWYEGQSIEPAPHYHPHQAEDFTILSGELTTKINGQLKTLRAGDKLHIPKNTVHSMWNQSGEKTIVKWQVQPALDTEYFFETATGLANDGKTNALGMPNFLQGLLLINRFSSVYRLTKPKFFVQKIAFLVLAPVAYLLGYRPTYTKYLD; translated from the coding sequence ATGGCCTACGCAAACAAAACAATACGCAATACCCTAACCGGGCAGGTTATTCGATTTATTAAGACTGGTAAAGATACGGCCGGAGAGCTTCTCGAGATGGAAGCTTGGTATGAAGGACAATCCATTGAACCAGCTCCCCATTATCACCCACATCAGGCCGAAGATTTTACGATTTTGTCGGGAGAATTAACGACGAAAATTAATGGGCAATTGAAAACACTTCGAGCTGGCGACAAACTACACATCCCGAAAAATACGGTCCATTCCATGTGGAATCAGTCGGGAGAGAAGACGATTGTAAAGTGGCAGGTACAACCTGCTCTGGATACAGAATACTTCTTTGAAACGGCGACCGGACTAGCTAATGATGGAAAAACCAATGCTCTGGGTATGCCCAATTTTTTGCAGGGTCTTCTACTAATCAATCGGTTTTCGAGCGTATACCGGTTAACGAAGCCGAAGTTTTTTGTTCAGAAAATTGCCTTTCTGGTACTAGCACCGGTTGCCTATCTACTCGGTTATCGACCAACGTACACAAAGTATTTGGATTGA
- a CDS encoding hemolysin family protein → MESYALLFGALLALVLAGFFSAVEMAYVSVNRLYFELHSKQGPLSEKLVSGFLKNPILFVGTTLTGNTLFLVLYTVLGVMALNPLLTAILPQSWTAHEFVVIAIETLILTIIFLPFADYIPKSLALIHPDRFLEALAVPLWVIYKAIAPVVRVLVGTARFFIRYVLGKKNPEIRPVFGLTDLNHYLQQLNNQKADTTEESVEVDTQIFNNAIEFRDVRVRDCLVPRTEIAAIAVDDTVEELRHAFQESGHSKIVVYRDTIDDVIGYCHALALFKKPATVEEIITPIITVPETMPAQDLLLRFLSERKSLALVVDEFGGTAGIVSVEDMVEQIFGEIQDEYDTNEDWTEQQLDEKTWLLSARHEIDDLNKTYGWHIPDGSYDTLGGLILAAHEDVPQVGEVVEFSPFTFTIVSMDGTRIDTVKVHLNPE, encoded by the coding sequence ATGGAGTCCTACGCCCTCTTATTCGGTGCTTTACTTGCTCTTGTGCTAGCCGGTTTTTTCTCGGCAGTCGAGATGGCGTATGTATCGGTTAACCGGCTGTATTTTGAGCTCCATAGCAAGCAGGGACCGCTCAGCGAAAAATTAGTATCGGGCTTTTTGAAAAACCCGATTTTGTTCGTTGGTACCACGCTGACTGGCAATACGCTCTTTCTGGTTCTGTATACGGTACTGGGTGTAATGGCCCTGAATCCTCTCCTGACGGCAATTTTACCGCAGTCATGGACAGCCCATGAGTTCGTCGTTATTGCCATTGAGACCCTCATTCTGACGATCATTTTCCTTCCCTTTGCCGATTATATACCCAAAAGCCTGGCCCTTATCCATCCCGACCGCTTTCTGGAGGCTCTGGCAGTCCCACTTTGGGTGATCTACAAAGCCATTGCGCCAGTGGTTCGGGTATTGGTTGGCACAGCGCGTTTTTTTATTCGGTATGTATTGGGCAAGAAAAACCCGGAAATTCGCCCCGTTTTTGGCTTAACGGACTTAAATCATTATCTCCAGCAACTCAATAATCAGAAAGCCGATACCACGGAAGAGTCGGTAGAAGTAGACACGCAGATTTTCAACAACGCCATTGAGTTTCGCGATGTGCGCGTTCGTGACTGCCTGGTACCCCGCACCGAAATTGCTGCCATAGCTGTAGACGATACAGTAGAGGAATTACGACATGCCTTTCAGGAAAGCGGCCATTCTAAAATTGTTGTCTATCGCGATACCATCGACGACGTAATTGGCTACTGCCACGCGTTAGCTCTGTTTAAAAAACCGGCGACTGTCGAAGAAATCATCACCCCCATTATTACGGTTCCGGAAACTATGCCTGCGCAGGATTTGCTTCTTCGGTTTCTCTCGGAACGCAAGAGTCTGGCTTTGGTGGTAGATGAGTTTGGCGGAACAGCGGGTATCGTGAGTGTTGAGGATATGGTTGAACAGATTTTTGGTGAGATTCAGGATGAATACGATACCAATGAAGACTGGACCGAGCAACAACTTGATGAAAAAACCTGGCTGCTCAGTGCCCGACACGAGATTGACGACCTGAATAAAACCTATGGCTGGCACATACCCGACGGAAGTTACGATACGCTTGGCGGTCTGATTCTGGCCGCCCATGAAGATGTTCCCCAAGTGGGCGAGGTTGTTGAATTTTCTCCCTTCACATTCACTATCGTCTCTATGGATGGCACCCGGATCGACACGGTTAAAGTGCATTTAAATCCAGAATAA
- a CDS encoding cytochrome c, with protein sequence MKKIVKLVGIVLGCVVLLVLVFCAYVAVVGVASYDPPVTPKLTVERTPARVARGEAIAQVQCMSCHANDENRLTGKYLGEIPAAFGKIYSKNITQDTEKGIGNWTDGELMYFLRTSVKPDGTFSGIMPRYSLMAEEDLKSVVAWLRSDRFPVQPTKQEAPEAEYSFLSKLLSHTIIKAGDYPQQPIPMPDSTDQVALGRYIADGVADCYSCHSSDFLDQDKLHPERSKGYYGGGNKLNGEGGKPIFTANLTFDEETGIGKKYTKEQFIRAVKLGVRPDGSTLRLPMEPRPSLSDYEVGAIYEYLKTIPKLKNDIAGKNAELQLAKK encoded by the coding sequence ATGAAAAAAATAGTAAAACTCGTCGGCATCGTTTTAGGGTGCGTTGTCCTGCTTGTGCTGGTTTTCTGCGCATATGTTGCCGTGGTCGGCGTTGCTTCCTACGACCCTCCTGTTACACCAAAACTAACGGTCGAACGAACACCGGCTCGGGTGGCTCGCGGTGAAGCTATTGCCCAGGTACAGTGCATGAGCTGTCATGCGAACGATGAAAATCGGTTGACTGGTAAATATTTAGGTGAAATCCCGGCCGCTTTCGGTAAGATTTATTCGAAAAATATTACGCAGGATACCGAGAAAGGCATTGGGAACTGGACTGATGGTGAGCTTATGTATTTCCTGCGGACAAGCGTTAAACCCGATGGTACGTTTTCTGGAATTATGCCACGCTATTCGCTAATGGCTGAGGAAGACCTTAAGTCGGTAGTGGCCTGGCTACGTTCAGATCGGTTTCCTGTGCAACCCACGAAGCAGGAAGCACCGGAAGCGGAGTACAGCTTTCTCTCAAAGCTATTATCACACACGATTATTAAAGCTGGTGACTATCCACAGCAACCTATACCGATGCCGGACTCTACCGACCAGGTAGCGTTAGGACGTTATATCGCTGATGGGGTAGCCGATTGCTATAGCTGCCACTCATCCGATTTTCTGGATCAGGATAAACTTCATCCCGAACGCTCGAAAGGGTATTATGGCGGTGGCAATAAGCTAAATGGCGAAGGTGGAAAACCGATTTTTACGGCCAATCTGACCTTTGATGAGGAAACAGGGATTGGCAAAAAATACACAAAAGAACAGTTTATACGGGCTGTAAAATTGGGAGTTCGGCCGGATGGTTCGACCCTGCGCCTGCCTATGGAGCCGCGGCCTTCCTTGAGTGACTATGAAGTGGGCGCCATCTATGAATACCTGAAGACGATCCCAAAATTGAAGAATGATATCGCCGGGAAGAACGCTGAATTACAACTGGCGAAAAAATAA